In a genomic window of Suricata suricatta isolate VVHF042 chromosome 12, meerkat_22Aug2017_6uvM2_HiC, whole genome shotgun sequence:
- the LOC115275177 gene encoding cystatin-C-like, which yields MAQCLCTPLLLLAALALTLAQVVSSQRNSRVGAPWDADVNDEDVQKALTFALSEYNKASNDENHSRVLRVEGARKQVVAGMNYFLNVEIGRTKCTKSEPNLESCPFYEQPDLLRKKLCFFQIHTIPWVQEKSVVKSHCHDA from the exons ATGGCCCAATGCCTGTGCACTCCACTCCTTCTGCTGGCTGCCCTGGCCCTGACCCTGGCCCAGGTAGTGAGTTCTCAGAGAAACTCTAGAGTGGGCGCCCCATGGGATGCGGATGTCAATGACGAGGATGTGCAGAAGGCTCTAACGTTTGCCCTCAGTGAGTACAACAAGGCAAGCAATGACGAAAACCACAGCCGTGTACTGCGGGTGGAGGGTGCCCGGAAGCAG GTTGTGGCTGGAATGAACTATTTCCTGAATGTGGAGATTGGCCGAACCAAATGTACCAAGTCTGAGCCCAACTTGGAGAGCTGTCCCTTCTATGAGCAGCCAGACTTGCTGAGG AAAAAGCTCTGCTTCTTCCAGATACACACTATCCCCTGGGTGCAAGAGAAGTCTGTGGTGAAGTCCCACTGCCATGATGCATAG